The Hordeum vulgare subsp. vulgare chromosome 7H, MorexV3_pseudomolecules_assembly, whole genome shotgun sequence DNA window ATTGAAAACTAGTCTGAGCTTCAAGAGTATAGGCATTGCATACGTCTCAAATTTTAGGCAAGCTATTCCAGTTGAGAACCTCAACTTGACGTACTTGAGAATCGAGGACCCAGCCTTGGGAAATACGATCTTGTGAATGGGCGACGTCTTCATATATATCGACAGATCAGTGAGGGCACACAATCCTCCGAGAATGTCAACACAACCTGTCGTTAGTTGCCTCACTGGAATCTTCAGAATGCATAGGTTGCCAAGTTCTTTAAACCACTTAGGAATTCGGGCAAACATGATGCAGCTGTGGGGTGAGCATTCCAATCTCTGGAGAAGAGGGGGAGGCTTCAAGTCATCCCAGGAAATTATATGTGAGGTGCCAAGAACCTCGATACTTTTAGCCGATGAGCTATTAGACACGACTATAGTTTTCAGGTTGCCGTGTCCTCCAATCAAATAAGCAAGAGCTTCCATGCCCATAAATGAAGGTCTACATGACATAAGACGAAGATCCTGCAGGTAGTTCAGCTTGCCAAGGGAAAGGCTGATGCCGATCCAACCCAGCAGATATATATCAATAGGAAGAGTCAGGTGCAACAAGTGTGGGAGATGTATAATATCCCATGGAACAGCAGTGACTCTTGGTGCATCCATAATATCTAGCGTTTCCAAACATTGCAGCATTTGCAATTGGTTCGGAAGTTTTATGCACACATCACTTGTAATCTTTAAATACCTGAGCTGAAACAGTTCTGAAATCCCAGTGAGGTCTATAGGGTCATGGTCCCCATTATGACCAGATAGGTGAAGGTTAAGAACACGGAGAACCTTGAACTCTCTAATACAAGGCATACACTCGAATAATCCCAAAAATCTGAATGACCGAATTTGTGACTTTGTTATGTTTTCTGGTATCTTGGGATATATTGTGTCACCAAAGACGAAAGATAGTCGACGGACCTTATTAGAAAGTGCTATATACTTTCGATTGTGGTCTACTACCACAAGGAAATTCTCTTCAGCAGACTTGTGTGCAATAAGATCGCGTACCACGTCATGAACTGTACAGGACAACACCTCATTGCTGTAGTTGATATATAAAGGTTGGATGAATCTTCTATCAATAAGTTCATCGAAATAGATTCCTGCAGCTTTGTCCATCCAGTCTTGACCTTGCTCTTTCCCTTTTATTGTAGGGATGAAACCTTCAGCCACCCACTGCTTCACCAGATCATCCTTCCAGATTATGGAGCCCTCTGGATACATATGAAGATACATCAAACATGTCTTCAGACGACGAGAAGATTACTGTAGCTGAGGTTCAGTACTTGTCTTGTTCTttccgaagtagaacttgaccatAAATGGGACCTCAATGAATCTCGTATGTATGTCAGCAAATCCAGTGATACTGCTGTCTGATGATTTGCCAAATGACTAGCTATACTGATTGTTGCTAGCGGCAAACCACCACACATATTAACAATTTCGTTTGAAACTTGTTTGAATTCTTCAGGACAGGCACTTTCAGAACCAAAAAGTCTGTTAAAGAATAGCTTTCTTGAGTGATCATCGTCAAGAGGTTTCATCTCAAAAACATGCTCCGATTGATCACAGCAACATGTTAACGCAACATCTTCAATCTGTGTAGTTATTATTATTCTACTGCCACAGTTTCCCATTGGAAATGTGTATTTAATAATATCCCATGCTGACGCATCCAACAAATCATCAATAACAACTAGATACCTGCATGCCAAGAATTCACACGCATATCAGATACATTGTGCCAGACTAATAGGAAAATTGAAGTTTGCTGGGTTAACATAACTAAAATAAATAGCATAAGGGAACTGCGTTAACAGTACCTTTTATCTTGCAGATGGTTGTTGATATTGTCACTGATGCCAAGCTCATTACAATTGGCAGGTAGCGGCTGCTTCTTCTGGAGTTGCGAGAAAAGGTCACAGAAAAGTCTCTTCATATCAGGCTTTTTGGACATTCGAATGAAGGCTCTGCAATCAAATTGCATCCCAATTCTGCTGTATAGCGTGTTCGCAAGTGTAGTTTTACCCATACATCCAGATCCAAGAACAGATACCACCTTGGGCTGCTGCCTGCCGGCCGCATCAGTAGCTGtcagtgagttgataaactcgttCATCCGGCCATCGGTTACAATTTGTGCAGTTTCTTCATATGGCGCTGGAAGCATACGGCCAGTGGATAAGAATGTAGGCCTCATCAAGTTGCTGTAACAATGGAGCTTGTATCTGTCGTGCCGTTCAATAGCCTCCTGGACATAGATCCTGAACTCTGATATATTTTCTGCAATATTGGGCTTACTGGGAAGACGAGGGGTATTAACATGAATGATTTTACTTGTCTTAATACCATGTTCTGACACTTGCACTGTGAATGCAACCTGTTTGTACCACTTAAGCCTCTTCTttatcatcatcttcttcctcctcctcctcttcctcttcttcttcttcttcttgatgaaaCAGTCAGGTGGCACAAATAATAAGCTGTTAATGTAATCCTCCATATCGTAAGACAAGTCGCGTGCCTCATTCATCCAGCACATGGCCATCGGGGGAGGGTCCTCCACCTCTGACAGTTCATCAAAGTAGGAGCTTATCACTTCAAGATCATCTTTGAGAAGGTGCATCCCCTCCTTGATCCTCTTCGGCAACTTCCTGTAGTATTCCTGAGCAGGATCTAGCAATTTGTCGAGCTTCTCAACAAGGGGTCTCATGGAGCCCAACGAAGAACTCACTGAACCATCTAATTAATCAAAGAGCACACATGACAGATAAGACAGAGGTGCGGATCATCAATTAATGGATGGATTAGTTGCGATGCACATGCATGGGTCGATGCTGTACTGCCATATATACAGACAGAAATAAAGGCAGAGCTAGCTAAGGAGATGGATCAAACAACACTCACCAAATAGTGTTGAGATATCAGATGATGTGAATGAGCGAGCTTCCTCAAGGACTGGCAGTTGAGCACCAGATTGCTTGACTTCATATTCGGCGCTTGATTTGGTACCAAGATCAGAAACTGAAACgggaaagcatgaaagatcagttAGTAATTAAGTAAGAGTACTGGCTGGAAGAATTAAGGAGACGAGTAGGATTTTCACACGCGCCCACCTGTGACTGTGGTTGGATAGTCAAGCAAGAAACTCTTGTAATCCTCCTCAAGAATCCCATCatcttcctttttcctcttcttccccgCAGTCCTGATGGAATCCAGCACCTGCCTCGTCGGCTCCTCCTTGTCCATCTCCATTAGGTCCATCAATCAGAACTTAGTTTCTGGCGATCCAACAACATGTCGAGCTCCTAAAGGAGACCGAATTTTTTGAGTTCCCCCATGCAGGTAGACCTGCCTTTTGTGAGTGCCCCCATGTCGTCCATTTCACAGCGGTCGCCTCAGGATCATTGCTGCCACTGGAATGATTTCACTGACGTGTGCTGAAAGCCTGAAACCTCCTTTAGTCTAACTAATGCACAGCTCTTTCTTCTATAATTGTattttgtgatagatagtgcatccacATAAAAACTGGAGAACTTTGATGGGTCCGATTTAGGCTAAGTGCATTCACGGAGCGGTGTTGATGGCACAAATTCCTTAAGTTTGGGGTCTGCTTTCCTGCCTTTATATGATATATATTCACATTGTTCTGCAATAAGGGAGCTTTTTTAGTGATCGTGGGATCCACCACACATGTGCCTttccacaaaaaaaaagagaaagacagAACCAAGTGGGGCCTGCCACCACGCACTGTCAGATTCTTTTGTGCCTTTTTTCAGTGCTCAGAGGGTTCACATGTGCTTTTtggcaaacaaaaaaatgagaaagaAAGAACCAAATGGAACCCACCACCACGCGCTGTCGGAATTGCCCAGCATGTAAAATAGCATTTGTGTGTTGGTAGCTTAGCATCATATATGTAATGTAAGTAAATAGCTCCAGCAGATTGGAGGAGTGGATGCGATGACTGACCATGGATGTTAAGATATCCTCTAGGCAGGCACCAGTAGCTACCTACCTTGATCCTGCCATGGCTGCTCCTGTGTCCTCCTGGCCTCTTTTCTCTATCTACTAAATCCCATGATTTGATCTTCCAACCGTAGATGGAGGCTGCGGCAGCCACTGCTTTTGTGGGTAGGATCGCGCCGAAGCTCTTGGAGTTCTTAGCTGCAAATCACAAGCTTCGGCAGAACCTGGAGCACGACATCACCTACATCCAAAGAGAGTTTTCGTTAATTTctgccaccatccaacaagatgaTGATTGTCGCTGGAGGAGCGGCGCCGTCGGCGACCATGTGCAGAGGGCCTGGATCCAAATCATACGTGATTTGGCGCATGCCATCGAGGACTGCATCGACCGCTTCATGCACCGGGTGACCATCTCTGGGTCGTCGACGTGGATCCGTCAGGCTGTCCACCGGGTGCAGACGGTGACAGTCCGTAAGGAGTTCGCCAAGGCAATCCGCGAGCTCAAGAAAATATCACAGGAGTCATCCAAGCTGAGAGAAACTTATTACAGCGCCAGCATTGGTGCTGgcacctcctcttcctcagcggcgTCATCGTCAGTGGCATGTGAGACGGCAACACAGATGGTGATAGATGACACCCTCTCAACTGTCAGTCCAGTGGGCATGGATGTGCCCCGAGACGAGCTTCTCGAGCTGatccagcagcagcaacagcagctcaAGGTGATCTCAATTGTTGGTTTTGATGGTATAGGCAAGACTCTCCTTGCCAGGAATGTGTATGACACAGTCGAGAAGCAATACGAAGCTCGGGCTTGGGTCTCTACAACAGAGCAAGGGGGGCCAACAGATGTTCTCAAGGAGATACTCCGGCAATTTGACATCCCCACAAATGGCGGAAGCAACCTCAGCAAGCTCCACTCAATTCTCAGATTGTACCTTGGGAGCAAAAGGTAATTAATTTAAGTAGTTTGCAAACCATATTGGTATTTTTTGTCAACCCCATCTCTGTTTGATGAACTGATCTCAATCTGCATCAGCCTGAATCTTTTATATTTTTGCACCGTCCAGCAATTCTCCTAGCTAGACTCACTAGTATCATCTTGCATACAAAATGAAATTTTCCTCTGCATTTTAATGTCCACTCCTGGTAGGTTCTTCATTGTAATTGATGACATGCGGACAGAATTTTGGCATGACATAAAAGATGCCTTTGTGGGGTTGAGTGGCAGAGTTCTGGTGACAACGGCCATTCAGTCAGTAGCAAATGCGTGCAGCAGCTCAGTAGCTCATGATCAAGTGTACACAATGAAAACTCTCACTGATGAACATTCGAGACAGTTGTTCCTCAAGGAAGCTTTCCAAGACAACGATCCGCCAGTAAATAAAGATGACAAGCTTGGCTCAGAAGCACTAAAGAAGTGTGATGGTTTACCCCTTGCTCTTGTTACAACAGCCCGGTACTTGCAAAGCACAGGTAATCCGACGCATGAAAACTGGGCAACATTGTGCCACAATCTGGGAGCACATCTGGAAACAAAAGAGATGTTAGCAAGAATGAAGCGTGTGCTTGTCCATAGCTACACCAGCCTTGTTAAACATGATGTCAAAACATGCTTGCTATATCTAGGTATCTACCCTAGAGGTCGTACAGTCAGGAGAGGAAGCTTGGTAAGGAAATGGTGCGCTGAAGGGTTTATCCAAGGAGATTATATGTGTAATGCTCTGGATGCTGCTATTGGCAATTTCAAAGAGCTGGTCAACCGGAGTATCATCCAGCGTACAGATGCAAGCAGAAAAAATAGCGCAGATCAGGTGAAGACATACCATACTCACGGCATGATGCTCGAGTTCATCCTGAACATGTCCAAGTGTGACAACTTCATTACCTTGTTATATGATCAGCTGGCTCCTCCACCCCCACCCAGAAAAATCCGTTGGCTCTCCGTCCATGACGCGAGTGCCAGAGTAGCCAATGATCTATCTCTTGTCCGGTCTCTGACAATCTTCGGCAGGGCACACGAATCTGTCTTGGATTTTTCCAAATATGAACTGCTGCGAGTTTTGGACCTAGAAGAATGTGGTAACCACTTGGAGGACAAGCACCTTAGGGAGATATGCAGCAACCTGTTGCTGCTCAGGTACCTAAGCCTCGGGGCTGCTATTAAGGTTACGGTGCTCCCCAAAGAGATCAAGAAGCTTCAACTTTTGGAGACGCTGGATGTAAGAAGAACCAACATAGAGATTCTGCCGACACAAGTCATGGAGCTGCCATGCCTGATACACCTGTTTGGAAAGTTCAAGCTCCAACAAGGTGTAGGAGGCCGGAGAATGCATAAGCTACAGACTTGGCTCTCAGAGAATAGCAAATTGGAAACAGTAGCAGGATTTGTAGTGGAAAACAAGAGCCAAGGATTTGCACAGCTCATAGAGCATATGAAACACTTGACAAAGGTGAAAATATGGTGTCAGCAGTCCAGTAATAATAGTAAGGATCCCCTTGCCagtggcggcagcagcagcagcaacaacaactacactcATCTCTCAAAGGCCATCAAGGGGTTCATCACGAGAAGCACCGACGTGAAAAAAGGTCATTCACTCTCACTGAATTTTAATGAGGAATGGTTCCAAGACTTGCTTGTGAGTTTGTCCCTAGAAAAAGAAGAAGCTTCCTCCTGCTATCTTAGCTCGCTCAAGCTACAAGGGGGCAACATATGCAGCCTGCCTCCATTTGTTACCATGCTGGGTGGTCTCACTAAGC harbors:
- the LOC123407261 gene encoding disease resistance protein RGA4-like isoform X1 → MEAAAATAFVGRIAPKLLEFLAANHKLRQNLEHDITYIQREFSLISATIQQDDDCRWRSGAVGDHVQRAWIQIIRDLAHAIEDCIDRFMHRVTISGSSTWIRQAVHRVQTVTVRKEFAKAIRELKKISQESSKLRETYYSASIGAGTSSSSAASSSVACETATQMVIDDTLSTVSPVGMDVPRDELLELIQQQQQQLKVISIVGFDGIGKTLLARNVYDTVEKQYEARAWVSTTEQGGPTDVLKEILRQFDIPTNGGSNLSKLHSILRLYLGSKRFFIVIDDMRTEFWHDIKDAFVGLSGRVLVTTAIQSVANACSSSVAHDQVYTMKTLTDEHSRQLFLKEAFQDNDPPVNKDDKLGSEALKKCDGLPLALVTTARYLQSTGNPTHENWATLCHNLGAHLETKEMLARMKRVLVHSYTSLVKHDVKTCLLYLGIYPRGRTVRRGSLVRKWCAEGFIQGDYMCNALDAAIGNFKELVNRSIIQRTDASRKNSADQVKTYHTHGMMLEFILNMSKCDNFITLLYDQLAPPPPPRKIRWLSVHDASARVANDLSLVRSLTIFGRAHESVLDFSKYELLRVLDLEECGNHLEDKHLREICSNLLLLRYLSLGAAIKVTVLPKEIKKLQLLETLDVRRTNIEILPTQVMELPCLIHLFGKFKLQQGVGGRRMHKLQTWLSENSKLETVAGFVVENKSQGFAQLIEHMKHLTKVKIWCQQSSNNSKDPLASGGSSSSNNNYTHLSKAIKGFITRSTDVKKGHSLSLNFNEEWFQDLLVSLSLEKEEASSCYLSSLKLQGGNICSLPPFVTMLGGLTKLCLSSPGQLSGNILAALSRVRCLAYLKLIASQLDKLVIVQGALGSLQCLCIVVEVMTELEVQEGALPLLESLRLLCKNLNGFCGTTIQSLRRIKEVTLHDGVSDETKHRWKEAARKHPRRPKLLFVEMAEDVDMGGEPIATGQSVQVDGDDQQQDDDEKEDTDKIDILEDFASKTCLDPPMNNGSFEQGMEGMIGLEDQQMEDVTRSTDESDQNVVLLVVGENRRKRARLDIGEDNSIDTVVDRVKRKNPEDVQESKPTKQTAPMLAVVVSDGN
- the LOC123407261 gene encoding disease resistance protein RGA4-like isoform X2, translated to MEAAAATAFVGRIAPKLLEFLAANHKLRQNLEHDITYIQREFSLISATIQQDDDCRWRSGAVGDHVQRAWIQIIRDLAHAIEDCIDRFMHRVTISGSSTWIRQAVHRVQTVTVRKEFAKAIRELKKISQESSKLRETYYSASIGAGTSSSSAASSSVACETATQMVIDDTLSTVSPVGMDVPRDELLELIQQQQQQLKVISIVGFDGIGKTLLARNVYDTVEKQYEARAWVSTTEQGGPTDVLKEILRQFDIPTNGGSNLSKLHSILRLYLGSKRFFIVIDDMRTEFWHDIKDAFVGLSGRVLVTTAIQSVANACSSSVAHDQVYTMKTLTDEHSRQLFLKEAFQDNDPPVNKDDKLGSEALKKCDGLPLALVTTARYLQSTGNPTHENWATLCHNLGAHLETKEMLARMKRVLVHSYTSLVKHDVKTCLLYLGIYPRGRTVRRGSLVRKWCAEGFIQGDYMCNALDAAIGNFKELVNRSIIQRTDASRKNSADQVKTYHTHGMMLEFILNMSKCDNFITLLYDQLAPPPPPRKIRWLSVHDASARVANDLSLVRSLTIFGRAHESVLDFSKYELLRVLDLEECGNHLEDKHLREICSNLLLLRYLSLGAAIKVTVLPKEIKKLQLLETLDVRRTNIEILPTQVMELPCLIHLFGKFKLQQGVGGRRMHKLQTWLSENSKLETVAGFVVENKSQGFAQLIEHMKHLTKVKIWCQQSSNNSKDPLASGGSSSSNNNYTHLSKAIKGFITRSTDVKKGHSLSLNFNEEWFQDLLVSLSLEKEEASSCYLSSLKLQGGNICSLPPFVTMLGGLTKLCLSSPGQLSGNILAALSRVRCLAYLKLIASQLDKLVIVQGALGSLQCLCIVVEVMTELEVQEGALPLLESLRLLCKNLNGFCGTTIQSLRRIKEVTLHDGVSDETKHRWKEAARKHPRRPKLLFVEMAEDVDMGGEPIATGQSVQVDGDDQQQDDDEKEDTDKIDILEDFASKTCLDPPMNNGSFEQGMEGMIGLEDQQMEDVTRSTDESDQNVVLLVVGENRRKRARLDIGEDNSIDTVVDRVKRKNPEDVQVGF